A portion of the Bdellovibrio bacteriovorus genome contains these proteins:
- the radA gene encoding DNA repair protein RadA yields MAKSKTKTIYTCQNCGAQRPKWEGKCSDCGAWNSYVEELQLPEVKTRGWSTTPTEKATASSKPISLDQSIEAIKLDRFDTGYEELNRVLGGGLARGSFVLLGGSPGIGKSTLLLQMAGGLANNKQKVLYISGEESVSQTGSRAHRLGIRSPLIEIGCESNLHTIMDLARHKQPDVLVVDSIQTMYLPDLPAAPGSVSQVRESAGHLMGLAKQENITVILIGHVTKDGNIAGPKVLEHMVDCVLSFDGDASYNFRLLRALKNRFGAAHELGVFQMNNKGLEEVSNPSELFLEERGNQLVGSAVFASMEGTRPLLCEVQALTLSSPMAMPRRTSLGIDVNRLHLLAAVLDRHLDVRLSTNDIFINVVGGLKLVEPAADLAVAAAIISTTRNRDLDAKTCFFGEIGLTGEVRGVSFVENRIREADKLGFLHFVIPYSNKKHLEDVKLSKDKQISFVKNVNDLSKLI; encoded by the coding sequence ATGGCAAAATCGAAAACTAAAACGATCTATACCTGTCAAAATTGCGGCGCCCAAAGACCAAAGTGGGAGGGCAAGTGTTCCGACTGCGGGGCCTGGAACTCTTACGTCGAAGAATTGCAGCTTCCAGAGGTTAAAACTCGAGGTTGGTCTACGACGCCAACCGAAAAAGCGACGGCTTCTAGCAAACCGATCTCGCTAGACCAAAGTATTGAGGCAATCAAATTGGATCGTTTTGACACGGGATATGAAGAGCTGAACCGCGTCTTAGGCGGGGGTCTTGCCCGCGGCAGTTTCGTTTTGCTGGGCGGCTCCCCTGGCATCGGGAAGTCCACGCTGCTTTTACAAATGGCCGGGGGACTGGCCAATAACAAGCAAAAGGTTTTGTACATTTCAGGTGAAGAAAGTGTGTCGCAAACAGGCTCCCGTGCTCATCGTTTGGGCATTCGCTCGCCTTTAATTGAAATCGGCTGCGAGTCGAATCTGCACACCATCATGGACCTGGCTCGTCACAAGCAGCCGGATGTTTTGGTTGTCGACTCCATCCAAACTATGTATTTGCCGGATCTGCCCGCAGCCCCCGGATCCGTATCTCAGGTGCGTGAATCCGCGGGACATCTGATGGGACTGGCCAAACAAGAAAACATCACGGTCATCCTTATTGGTCACGTCACTAAAGATGGTAACATCGCCGGCCCTAAAGTTTTAGAGCACATGGTGGACTGCGTTCTTTCGTTTGATGGTGATGCCTCTTATAATTTCCGTTTGCTGCGTGCTTTGAAAAATCGCTTTGGTGCGGCTCACGAACTGGGTGTTTTCCAAATGAACAACAAAGGCTTAGAAGAAGTTTCGAATCCTTCAGAGCTGTTCTTAGAAGAGCGGGGCAATCAACTCGTTGGCTCGGCCGTTTTTGCGTCGATGGAAGGCACAAGACCTTTGCTTTGTGAAGTTCAAGCACTGACTTTATCAAGCCCGATGGCGATGCCTCGTCGAACTTCGCTGGGTATTGATGTGAATCGTCTGCATTTACTGGCTGCCGTTTTAGATCGCCACCTCGATGTGCGCCTTTCTACCAACGATATTTTTATCAATGTCGTGGGCGGGCTTAAACTTGTGGAACCTGCGGCCGACCTGGCCGTTGCGGCCGCGATTATTTCTACGACTCGAAATCGCGATTTAGATGCCAAAACGTGCTTTTTTGGAGAGATCGGTTTGACCGGCGAAGTCCGTGGCGTTTCTTTTGTTGAAAATCGAATTCGCGAAGCCGACAAGCTGGGCTTTTTGCATTTCGTGATCCCTTATTCTAATAAGAAACACCTTGAAGACGTTAAACTTTCTAAAGATAAGCAGATTTCATTTGTCAAAAACGTCAACGATCTGAGTAAATTGATTTAG
- a CDS encoding Crp/Fnr family transcriptional regulator, which yields MSDHTAIQKESYKPGDFIFFEGDIENHFYIVENGVVSIFTKDNTGKKIPISEIVDGESFGEFALISNSPRSATAQAMTDVNLVKVSEEGFKELMADLPPWAESMLKSFVERLQNMTEKIRELELEKTRRNS from the coding sequence ATGAGTGACCACACCGCGATTCAAAAAGAAAGCTATAAGCCTGGCGATTTTATTTTCTTTGAAGGAGATATCGAAAACCATTTTTATATCGTTGAAAATGGCGTGGTCTCTATCTTCACCAAAGATAACACGGGAAAGAAGATTCCAATTTCTGAAATCGTCGATGGTGAATCTTTTGGCGAATTTGCGTTGATTTCAAATTCTCCCCGTTCAGCCACGGCCCAAGCCATGACGGATGTCAATCTGGTCAAAGTTTCTGAAGAAGGTTTTAAAGAGCTGATGGCGGATCTTCCCCCCTGGGCGGAATCCATGCTGAAGTCTTTCGTGGAACGCCTGCAAAATATGACCGAAAAAATCCGCGAACTTGAGTTAGAAAAAACTCGCAGAAATTCTTAA
- a CDS encoding PilZ domain-containing protein: MVTGQPGELIFKRVAVSERKMIFREMAEDRCQISVKGSEHETAFHLIAVQTEKDETLLCHHTEDSKGVTQAQKVLINFNFKNERYFMQSELAFESGWAVLQIGGDLFQLQRRANARLVIPPKYPAVYILMSHEGKKFFVDCKVKDISAGGLKLEAPLTHPDFRMGEVLKGSLRLGSRRPMEFEVEVRFTQKNDQAQVVGVQFLNVDHILENRLLSLMMDLQRELFLKYPAKS, translated from the coding sequence ATGGTGACGGGACAGCCGGGTGAATTGATCTTTAAACGAGTCGCAGTTTCAGAAAGAAAGATGATCTTTCGTGAAATGGCCGAAGATCGTTGTCAGATTTCGGTAAAGGGTTCCGAACACGAGACCGCCTTTCATTTGATTGCCGTACAAACTGAAAAAGATGAAACCCTTTTATGTCATCACACGGAAGATTCTAAAGGAGTAACCCAGGCGCAAAAAGTTTTAATAAATTTTAATTTTAAAAATGAACGCTATTTCATGCAGTCAGAACTTGCCTTTGAATCGGGCTGGGCCGTCCTGCAAATTGGCGGTGATCTGTTTCAGTTGCAGCGTCGCGCGAATGCTCGTCTGGTCATTCCGCCAAAATATCCCGCCGTTTATATTTTGATGTCTCACGAAGGAAAAAAGTTTTTTGTCGACTGTAAAGTGAAAGACATCAGCGCCGGCGGCCTTAAGCTTGAAGCCCCGCTGACGCATCCTGATTTTCGCATGGGCGAAGTTTTAAAAGGTTCTTTACGTTTAGGCAGTCGTCGGCCTATGGAGTTTGAAGTGGAAGTGCGCTTCACTCAAAAAAATGATCAGGCGCAGGTCGTGGGTGTGCAATTTTTAAACGTGGACCATATTTTAGAAAATCGGCTGCTCAGCCTGATGATGGATTTACAGCGCGAGTTGTTTTTAAAATACCCAGCGAAGTCGTAA
- the glpK gene encoding glycerol kinase GlpK yields the protein MSSSFIMAIDQGTTSSRTCIVNQAGGLVAEARETFKQIYPEAGWVEHDPEDIWYSTQRSMRMALEKANIKGSQIRAIGITNQRETVMVWDKKSGKAIYNAIVWQCRRTHDVCEKLKKNKKEKLVTAKTGLVLDPYFSATKIQWLLKNVKGAKDKAKNGELLAGTVDTYLLWKLTAGHSHKTDVSNASRTMLMNIHRGNWDEEMMKLFQVPSSLLPEICPSNSEFGRTQGLGFMPDGIPVTGIVGDQQAALFGQACFDLGESKCTFGTGSFILLNTGTKATKSKNKLLTTIAWQLKGQKTTYALEGGAFVCGAAVQWLRDGLGLFEKSSDVENLAKSVDDTLGVEFVPALTGLGAPHWNAEARGVISGLTRGTTKAHIARATLEAMALQNVDILETMQKDLGKKLKSLRVDGGAAANDLLMKLQADYCATNVVRPKNLETTAMGAAFMAGLGSGFWNSLNDIKKVWAVDKEFKVSMTSAARKQRKARWAAALKKV from the coding sequence ATGTCTTCTTCTTTTATCATGGCCATCGATCAAGGGACAACCAGCTCACGAACCTGTATCGTCAATCAAGCCGGAGGTCTTGTCGCCGAAGCCAGAGAGACTTTCAAGCAGATTTACCCTGAAGCCGGGTGGGTCGAGCATGATCCGGAAGATATCTGGTATTCTACGCAACGCTCAATGCGCATGGCTTTAGAAAAAGCCAATATCAAAGGTTCGCAGATCAGAGCGATTGGAATCACCAATCAACGGGAAACGGTGATGGTCTGGGATAAAAAATCGGGCAAAGCCATTTATAACGCTATTGTTTGGCAATGTCGCCGTACTCACGACGTGTGTGAAAAGCTGAAGAAAAATAAAAAAGAAAAACTGGTCACCGCAAAAACGGGATTAGTTTTAGATCCTTATTTTTCAGCGACAAAAATTCAGTGGCTGCTAAAAAATGTCAAAGGAGCCAAGGACAAAGCAAAAAACGGGGAGCTGTTAGCAGGCACCGTGGATACTTATTTGCTGTGGAAGCTGACCGCGGGACACTCCCATAAAACAGATGTTTCCAATGCCTCTAGAACTATGTTGATGAACATTCATCGTGGAAATTGGGATGAAGAGATGATGAAGCTGTTTCAAGTGCCCTCGTCCCTTTTGCCAGAAATCTGCCCCTCGAATTCCGAATTCGGAAGAACTCAAGGTTTAGGATTTATGCCCGATGGAATTCCAGTCACAGGCATCGTCGGCGATCAGCAGGCGGCCCTTTTCGGACAGGCCTGTTTTGACTTAGGCGAATCAAAATGCACTTTCGGCACGGGCAGTTTTATTTTGCTTAATACAGGTACGAAAGCGACAAAATCTAAAAACAAACTTTTAACCACCATTGCTTGGCAGCTTAAAGGCCAAAAAACCACTTATGCCCTTGAAGGTGGTGCCTTTGTTTGCGGAGCGGCAGTGCAGTGGTTGCGCGATGGCTTGGGACTTTTTGAAAAATCATCGGACGTGGAAAACTTAGCAAAAAGCGTTGATGACACTTTGGGAGTTGAATTCGTTCCGGCATTAACGGGCTTAGGCGCCCCCCATTGGAATGCCGAAGCACGTGGGGTGATCAGTGGATTGACTCGGGGGACGACGAAGGCGCATATTGCGCGCGCGACCTTAGAGGCCATGGCGTTGCAAAATGTCGATATCTTAGAGACGATGCAAAAAGATCTTGGAAAGAAATTAAAATCATTGCGCGTGGATGGTGGGGCGGCGGCCAATGATTTGCTGATGAAGTTGCAGGCGGATTATTGCGCCACCAACGTGGTCCGTCCTAAAAATCTAGAAACCACGGCCATGGGTGCAGCCTTCATGGCCGGTCTTGGTTCTGGTTTCTGGAACAGCTTAAATGATATTAAAAAAGTGTGGGCGGTCGATAAAGAGTTTAAAGTTTCCATGACTTCGGCGGCTCGCAAACAAAGAAAAGCACGTTGGGCCGCGGCCCTTAAAAAGGTGTAA
- a CDS encoding lysophospholipid acyltransferase family protein, with amino-acid sequence MKNFLQKPNEKIFGLRNLDRDTLIYRVLPRFLLEILRKYFRMEVEGAQNIPRRGAVIIAPNHSGFSGFDAFLLGHIVQQEAKRVPRVLTHHFWFLTETTAIPASKMGFTEATYENGVNALKKGNAIVLFPEGEQGNFKPTTERYQLQEFKRGFVRMALEAQCPIVPAIVLGAEETHINLKQLKFTKFLKGTVIPLPLNIIPLPAKWRIRFLEPIRLPYKASAMNDSELMHEIAQDIQEKMQAAIEEEITKRGNPFL; translated from the coding sequence ATGAAGAATTTTTTGCAGAAACCCAATGAAAAAATATTCGGTCTTCGCAATCTCGACAGGGATACATTGATCTATCGCGTCCTGCCGCGGTTTCTTTTAGAAATTTTGCGCAAATACTTCCGGATGGAAGTCGAAGGGGCCCAAAACATTCCGCGTCGTGGCGCCGTCATCATCGCCCCCAATCATTCTGGCTTTTCTGGGTTTGATGCTTTCTTACTGGGCCACATCGTCCAACAAGAAGCCAAACGTGTGCCGCGCGTTTTAACCCATCATTTTTGGTTTTTAACCGAAACCACCGCCATTCCGGCAAGCAAAATGGGTTTTACCGAGGCCACTTACGAAAACGGCGTGAACGCTTTAAAAAAAGGAAACGCTATCGTCCTTTTTCCTGAAGGGGAACAAGGCAATTTCAAGCCGACCACCGAGCGCTATCAACTTCAGGAATTTAAGCGCGGCTTTGTACGTATGGCTTTAGAGGCTCAATGCCCCATCGTACCCGCCATCGTTTTGGGCGCAGAAGAAACGCATATCAACTTAAAACAATTGAAATTCACGAAGTTCTTAAAAGGAACCGTGATCCCCTTGCCGTTAAATATCATTCCCTTACCGGCAAAATGGCGCATCCGCTTTTTAGAGCCGATCCGCTTGCCTTATAAAGCTTCGGCCATGAATGATTCCGAATTAATGCACGAAATCGCCCAAGACATCCAAGAAAAGATGCAAGCCGCGATCGAGGAAGAGATCACCAAGCGCGGCAATCCATTTTTGTAG
- the hutI gene encoding imidazolonepropionase has product MAVLLKNISTLLTLQGAAAKAGRRVTEEDLSIQTNASVFLDKDRIVWVGPTKKLPKEYAKKKSVKEYDCKGRTVLPGFVEAHTHLIFEGDRAAEFEMRQRGVSYQEIAAKGGGILSTMKKTRAASLQQLVKSGQKRADQFVAQGVTTLEIKSGYSLNLKDEMKMLEAANKIQGPRTVTTFLGAHALPPEFKTYEDYLDFLATEVLPRVQKKKLAQRVDVFIEKGFFPTQASEVYLRHAQSLGFDVVVHADQLSLSGGSDVAVKLGALSGDHLLQISEKEIKSLANSEVTCVLLPASDLYMKTKYPAARELIDAGARVAVATDFNPGSSPTQDLNFVGLLARIEMKMTLPEVISAYTVGAAHALNLANEVGSIEVGKSADLISIEQDWQTLFYSVGARLEPLVFSRGKKLLGPSK; this is encoded by the coding sequence ATGGCGGTCTTACTTAAAAACATTTCGACTTTATTGACGTTACAAGGCGCGGCCGCGAAAGCAGGTCGTCGCGTAACGGAAGAGGACTTAAGCATTCAAACCAATGCTTCGGTTTTCCTAGATAAAGATCGCATCGTTTGGGTGGGGCCGACGAAGAAATTGCCTAAAGAATACGCAAAAAAGAAATCCGTGAAAGAATACGACTGCAAAGGTCGCACAGTTTTACCGGGTTTCGTCGAAGCTCACACGCATTTGATTTTTGAAGGTGATCGCGCGGCAGAGTTTGAAATGCGCCAACGCGGAGTGAGTTATCAAGAAATTGCCGCAAAAGGTGGCGGAATTCTTTCGACCATGAAGAAAACCCGCGCAGCGTCGCTTCAGCAATTGGTGAAGTCCGGACAAAAGCGGGCGGATCAATTCGTGGCTCAAGGTGTAACGACTTTAGAAATCAAATCGGGATATTCGCTCAATCTTAAAGACGAAATGAAAATGCTTGAAGCGGCCAACAAAATCCAAGGGCCGCGCACCGTCACAACTTTTTTAGGAGCCCATGCGCTTCCGCCCGAATTTAAAACTTATGAAGATTACCTTGATTTCTTAGCGACCGAGGTTTTACCCCGGGTTCAAAAAAAGAAACTTGCTCAGCGCGTGGACGTCTTTATTGAAAAAGGATTTTTTCCGACGCAAGCGTCGGAGGTTTACCTTCGTCATGCTCAAAGTTTAGGCTTTGATGTCGTGGTTCACGCCGATCAGCTCTCTTTAAGTGGTGGCAGCGATGTGGCGGTGAAGCTGGGCGCTCTTTCGGGCGATCATCTTTTGCAAATCAGCGAAAAAGAAATCAAATCTTTAGCAAACTCTGAAGTGACATGTGTGTTACTTCCAGCGTCTGATCTTTATATGAAGACAAAATATCCAGCGGCCCGGGAACTTATCGACGCTGGGGCGCGAGTGGCCGTGGCCACGGATTTCAATCCGGGCAGTTCACCGACGCAAGATTTGAACTTTGTCGGATTGCTCGCGCGCATTGAAATGAAGATGACTTTGCCGGAAGTCATCTCTGCCTACACGGTGGGAGCAGCTCACGCATTAAATTTAGCCAATGAAGTGGGTTCGATTGAGGTCGGAAAATCTGCTGATTTAATAAGCATAGAGCAGGATTGGCAGACGCTTTTCTATAGTGTTGGCGCACGTCTTGAGCCCCTGGTTTTCTCTCGAGGAAAGAAGCTTTTAGGGCCCTCTAAATAA
- the gpmA gene encoding 2,3-diphosphoglycerate-dependent phosphoglycerate mutase: MYRLVLIRHGESVWNQENRFTGWQDVDLSEKGRAEAVKGGKALKEKGFTFDVAYTSVLKRAIKTLNFVLDEVDQVWLPVHKDWRLNERHYGALQGLNKAETAARHGEEQVKIWRRSYDTPPPAMDPSDPRHPSHDARYKGVDPKLLPSQESLKDTVARFLPLWKEKISSEIKSGKKVLIVAHGNSLRALIQYLENMTPDEIMGVNMPTGIPLLYELDADFKVLKKEFIGDADEVKAAMEAVANQGKAK; the protein is encoded by the coding sequence GTGTATAGATTGGTATTGATTCGACACGGTGAGAGTGTATGGAACCAAGAAAACCGCTTTACCGGATGGCAGGACGTTGATCTTTCTGAAAAAGGTCGGGCCGAAGCCGTAAAAGGCGGAAAAGCCCTCAAAGAGAAGGGTTTTACTTTCGATGTGGCTTATACGAGTGTTCTTAAAAGAGCGATTAAGACGTTAAACTTTGTCCTGGACGAGGTGGATCAGGTGTGGCTTCCAGTCCACAAAGACTGGCGATTGAATGAGCGCCATTATGGAGCGTTGCAAGGCTTGAACAAAGCGGAAACCGCGGCTCGTCATGGCGAAGAGCAAGTGAAAATCTGGAGACGCAGCTACGATACGCCGCCGCCAGCGATGGATCCGAGCGATCCTCGACACCCTTCGCATGATGCTCGCTACAAAGGTGTGGACCCAAAACTTCTACCCAGCCAAGAATCTTTAAAAGACACGGTGGCGAGGTTTCTTCCACTTTGGAAAGAGAAGATTTCTTCAGAGATTAAGTCAGGAAAAAAAGTTCTCATTGTGGCTCACGGTAATAGCTTGCGGGCTTTAATCCAGTATCTGGAAAACATGACTCCTGATGAAATCATGGGCGTTAACATGCCAACGGGCATTCCGCTGCTGTACGAATTGGACGCAGACTTTAAAGTCTTGAAAAAAGAATTCATCGGCGACGCTGATGAGGTTAAAGCCGCGATGGAAGCCGTCGCAAATCAAGGCAAAGCGAAGTAG
- a CDS encoding 2-oxoglutarate dehydrogenase E1 component produces the protein MRNIVNNTGINRSNLEYIEQLYTDFKSNPDALAPEWRSFFEGVEFAQEGKFGMSDKELAVFQLIQAYRDEGHTQADLNPLYQAKPSEFLDIKRFGLSEKDLSAKFQVGSLIGKQGATLSEIIAQLNKVYCGKMALQAADASLVAMNWLQKEFEGVLAPLPIEEKKSALNSLTKAETLEKFIHSRYVGTKRFSVEGAETMIPMLETLVTRGSALQVQEVFIGMAHRGRVNTLVNFMGKPEQYVFGDFNGPLELEEPVEGFDGDVKYHLGYISERKTANGTCKLTMAYNPSHLETVNAIALGMTRATQDKLGADGHKKVVPVLIHGDAAFAGQGIVQETLQMAQVRSHSTGGTLHIIIDNQVGFTTNGFDTRSTRYASDAAKMTFTPVIHVNGDDVEAGVRAMDIAIRFRQQFGRDIVINLICFRKYGHNEGDEPAFTQPLMYDIIKTHPTVRELYAKKLTAENSIDQATIDDLYTKAMDRLQGIFDETKKTPPKLKNFKFEGPWKGLRRATDADFEKTANTKFDLATLKKIGEKIGSFPESFTPHPKLIKLLEARKAMGAGKEAIDWGMGELLAFGSLLSEGTSVRLTGEDCVRGTFTHRHAGMYDVKTNKAYFPLADLNPKANLLVAESILSEYGVLGYEWGYSNQDPRSLVLWEAQFGDFVNGAQIILDQYLAAAESKWQQMNSLVMLLPHGYEGQGPEHSSARLERFLQLAAQNNMQVCNLTTPAQVFHAFRRQIHRDFRKPLVIMSPKSLLRHPKAVSSIDELANGQFQEVIADTVDKSKVDTVVFVSGKLYYELLEEREKTKKENIALVRLEQIYPFPAKQVTEVLKSYAKAKTLVWAQEEPRNMGAFQNVYFKFVDVVTKAGLKLGFEYAGRPERSSPAVGSNYRHKVEQADLIKSIFGA, from the coding sequence GTGAGGAATATCGTGAACAACACCGGGATCAATCGATCTAATCTTGAATACATCGAACAGCTTTACACGGATTTTAAATCCAATCCGGATGCATTGGCTCCTGAATGGAGAAGTTTTTTTGAAGGAGTTGAATTTGCTCAAGAAGGCAAATTTGGAATGTCCGACAAAGAGCTCGCTGTTTTTCAATTGATCCAAGCCTATCGCGATGAAGGCCACACGCAAGCGGATCTCAATCCCTTGTATCAAGCAAAGCCTTCTGAGTTCTTGGATATCAAACGCTTTGGCCTTTCAGAAAAAGACCTGTCGGCAAAATTCCAAGTGGGTTCCTTGATCGGCAAACAAGGTGCGACCCTTTCAGAGATCATCGCGCAATTGAACAAAGTCTATTGCGGTAAGATGGCTTTGCAAGCCGCCGACGCTTCTTTGGTTGCGATGAACTGGCTGCAAAAAGAATTCGAAGGAGTTTTAGCGCCACTTCCCATTGAAGAAAAAAAATCAGCTTTGAATTCTTTGACGAAGGCTGAAACTTTAGAAAAGTTCATTCACTCTCGGTACGTCGGCACGAAGCGCTTCTCGGTCGAAGGCGCGGAAACCATGATCCCGATGCTTGAGACTTTGGTCACTCGCGGCTCTGCTTTGCAAGTTCAAGAAGTGTTTATCGGCATGGCCCATCGAGGTCGCGTCAACACTCTTGTGAACTTCATGGGCAAGCCAGAGCAATACGTTTTTGGTGATTTCAATGGTCCGCTAGAGCTTGAAGAGCCGGTTGAAGGTTTTGATGGCGACGTGAAATACCACTTGGGTTATATTTCTGAAAGAAAAACCGCGAATGGCACTTGCAAGCTGACTATGGCCTACAACCCTTCGCATCTTGAAACCGTGAACGCGATTGCTTTGGGCATGACGCGTGCGACTCAAGACAAACTCGGCGCTGATGGGCACAAAAAAGTGGTTCCGGTTTTAATTCACGGGGATGCGGCTTTTGCAGGTCAAGGAATCGTGCAAGAGACTTTGCAAATGGCGCAAGTTCGTTCGCATTCCACCGGTGGAACTTTACATATCATCATCGACAACCAAGTGGGTTTTACAACCAATGGTTTTGACACCCGCTCCACTCGTTACGCTTCAGACGCCGCGAAAATGACATTCACGCCTGTAATTCATGTTAACGGCGATGACGTTGAAGCGGGCGTGCGCGCGATGGATATCGCCATTCGCTTCCGTCAACAATTTGGTCGCGATATCGTGATCAACCTGATCTGCTTCCGTAAGTACGGTCATAACGAAGGGGACGAACCCGCATTCACTCAACCGTTGATGTACGATATTATTAAAACTCACCCGACTGTTCGCGAACTTTACGCGAAAAAGTTGACGGCAGAAAATAGCATCGATCAAGCCACTATTGATGATTTGTACACAAAAGCTATGGATCGCTTGCAAGGCATCTTTGACGAGACTAAGAAAACTCCACCGAAATTAAAAAACTTCAAATTTGAAGGTCCGTGGAAAGGTCTTCGTCGCGCAACAGACGCTGATTTTGAAAAAACCGCGAACACAAAATTTGATCTGGCGACTTTGAAAAAAATCGGTGAAAAAATCGGCAGCTTCCCAGAGTCATTCACCCCTCATCCAAAACTGATCAAATTGCTTGAGGCCCGTAAAGCCATGGGTGCCGGCAAAGAGGCGATCGACTGGGGTATGGGCGAACTTTTAGCTTTCGGATCTTTATTGTCTGAAGGAACTTCGGTTCGTTTGACCGGTGAAGACTGCGTGCGCGGGACCTTCACTCACCGTCATGCGGGTATGTATGATGTTAAAACTAATAAAGCTTACTTCCCGCTTGCAGATTTAAATCCAAAAGCCAACCTTCTGGTCGCGGAAAGTATTCTTTCAGAATACGGCGTTCTTGGTTACGAATGGGGTTATTCAAATCAAGATCCACGCAGCCTGGTTCTTTGGGAAGCGCAGTTCGGTGACTTTGTTAACGGCGCGCAAATCATTTTAGATCAATACTTGGCCGCGGCAGAATCGAAGTGGCAACAAATGAACAGCTTAGTGATGTTGTTACCTCATGGTTATGAGGGGCAGGGTCCAGAGCATTCATCGGCTCGTTTAGAGCGGTTCTTACAATTGGCCGCGCAGAACAATATGCAAGTGTGCAACTTAACCACTCCGGCCCAAGTGTTCCATGCGTTCCGTCGTCAGATCCATCGCGACTTCCGTAAGCCGTTGGTGATCATGTCGCCGAAGTCTTTACTCAGACATCCCAAGGCCGTTTCTTCGATTGATGAGTTGGCGAACGGTCAATTCCAAGAAGTGATTGCCGACACGGTTGATAAATCCAAAGTAGACACCGTGGTGTTTGTCTCTGGTAAACTTTATTACGAATTATTAGAAGAACGTGAAAAGACGAAAAAAGAAAACATCGCGCTTGTGCGTTTGGAGCAGATCTATCCGTTCCCGGCAAAACAAGTGACCGAAGTTTTGAAATCGTACGCGAAAGCCAAAACCTTGGTGTGGGCGCAAGAAGAGCCACGCAACATGGGTGCTTTCCAAAACGTGTACTTCAAGTTTGTGGATGTCGTGACGAAAGCCGGCTTAAAGCTGGGCTTTGAATATGCAGGCCGCCCGGAAAGATCTTCCCCGGCCGTGGGTTCAAACTATCGTCACAAAGTTGAACAAGCTGATTTGATTAAATCTATTTTTGGCGCTTAA